DNA sequence from the Alkalibacter saccharofermentans DSM 14828 genome:
CTACACCTGTTCCCATACCGAACACAGTAGTTAAGTCCTCCTGCGCAGATGGTACTTGGATGGAGACGTCCTGGGAGAGTATGTCGCTGCGGGATTCATTCCTCAGTAGCTCAATGGTGGAGCAACCGGCTGTTAACCGGTAGGTTGTTGGTTCGAGTCCAACCTGGGGAGCCATTTGGCCCCTTGGTCAAGCGGTTAAGACACCGCCCTTTCACGGCGGTAACAGGGGTTCGAGTCCCCTAGGGGTCACCAATTTGTCTTAACTCATTACCTTGCATTATTCAAGGTAAACAATTAAGAGTCTGTAGTTTTAAATATTCAGACTCATTGCGGCCTGGTAGTTCAGTTGGTTAGAATGCCAGCCTGTCACGCTGGAGGTCGAGGGTTCGAGTCCCTTCCAGGTCGCCATTTTTTATAAGGAAATAAGAGTTAAATATATGTTTTCATGCTGGTGTGGCTCAACGGTAGAGCAGCTGACTTGTAATCAGCAGGTTGTAGGTTCGATTCCTATCACCAGCTCCATTATTTTTGGGGGAATTCCCGAGTGGCCAAAGGGGGCAGACTGTAAATCTGTTGGCTCCGCCTTCAGAGGTTCGAATCCTCTTTCCCCCACCATTTAAGACCCATTAGCTCAGTCGGTAGAGCACCTGACTTTTAATCAGGGTGTCCCGCGTTCGAGTCGCGGATGGGTCACCATTCAAAGAACTTAAGTCTTTCAGAAAACTGGAAGACCTTTTTTTTATTGTATGCCAGTTTATTATAATTAACTATGAAATATGATAAAATATAAAAGTTCTTTTCAATAGTCAAAATAGAAGGAGGAAGTTATGAAATCATTTTTGGATTCTTTTTTTAAGTTGAAGGAAAATAATACAAATGTGAAAACAGAAGTAATGGCTGGTATAACGACATTTATGACTATGGCTTATATATTAATCGTTAATCCCAGCATATTATCTGTAACGGGAATGGATTTTAATGCACTTATAACAGCTACAGCTATAGCAGCTGCTATCGGAACTTTTTTTATGGCTATATTCGCTAATTATCCTTTTGCTCTAGCGCCTGGAATGGGCTTAAATGCTTATTTTGCATACGTAGTAGTACTACAAATGGGATATAGTTGGGAAATTGCCTTAACGGCCATTTTTGTAGAAGGTATTATTTTCATTCTTTTAAGTTTTTTTAATGTCAGAGAAGCTTTGTTTAATGCAATACCTTCAACATTAAAAAAAGCTGTAGGGGTAGGGATTGGCCTGTTCATTACATTTATAGGACTACAAAATGCAGGTGTAATCGTCGGAAATCAAGCTACTTTAGTAGGATTGGGAAGTTTGAAATCTATCACGGCTATTTTAACTTTAGTCGGAGTAATAATTACAGTTGTTATGATAGTAAAAAAAGTAAGAGGCGCGATTCTTTGGGGGATACTAATTACTTATTTGTTGGGACTTATATCTCAATTTGCGGGAATATATGTTGTAAACCCTGATATCGGGATGTATTCATTAATTCCTTCTGGCATAATATCGGCACCCCCATCTCTTGAACCGATATTTTTCAAATTTGATTTTGCACAAATGCTGAGTTTGGATTTCGTGATTGTAATTTTCACATTTTTATTTGTAGACCTATTTGATACTTTGGGAACATTAATAGGTGTATCTACTAAAGCTGGATTTTTAACTAAGGAAGGAAAGCTTCCTAAAATAAAGCAAGCGCTCTTGGCAGATGCCGTAGCTACAACAGCCGGTGCTGTATTAGGGACTTCAACTACTACAACATACGTTGAAAGTGCTTCAGGAGTGGCAGATGGTGGAAGAACAGGTTTGACTGCATTCACAACTGGAGTATTGTTTATTCTGGCTCTTGTTTTTAGCCCTGTAATTTCAGTAATACCTGCATTTGCAACTGCTCCAGCTTTGATTGTCGTTGGATTGTTTATGATGGAACATGTTGTGGATATAGATTTTAATGACTACACTGAAGCGCTGCCAGCTTTTTTAACAATACTCATGATGCCTTTGGCATACAGTATTTCGGATGGTCTTGCATTTGGAGGGATATCCTATGTTCTAGTCAAGCTGCTGTCAGGCAAAAGGAAAGATATTCATCCCGTTATGTATATTATAGCGTTGATGTTTATAGTATATTTTATTTTTTAAGTTATAAAGGCTCTCCATATGATTGGGGAGTTTTTTTATATACATGGAAAGGTCCTCATATAATGGCCAAAAAGGTTCAATTTTTCTCGCAAAGGGTGCAACGTGCATTATGACCCCAATTTCTGCTTTCCACTTCCCACTTTTCAACTGATTGCTATCAAAAGCAAGCTCAAACACTTTGGTTCGCACCTTAGTATGCATAGAGACAGCACCACGGACACCGATGGTGTCCGAGTTCGTGGGCTTCG
Encoded proteins:
- a CDS encoding NCS2 family permease; this encodes MKSFLDSFFKLKENNTNVKTEVMAGITTFMTMAYILIVNPSILSVTGMDFNALITATAIAAAIGTFFMAIFANYPFALAPGMGLNAYFAYVVVLQMGYSWEIALTAIFVEGIIFILLSFFNVREALFNAIPSTLKKAVGVGIGLFITFIGLQNAGVIVGNQATLVGLGSLKSITAILTLVGVIITVVMIVKKVRGAILWGILITYLLGLISQFAGIYVVNPDIGMYSLIPSGIISAPPSLEPIFFKFDFAQMLSLDFVIVIFTFLFVDLFDTLGTLIGVSTKAGFLTKEGKLPKIKQALLADAVATTAGAVLGTSTTTTYVESASGVADGGRTGLTAFTTGVLFILALVFSPVISVIPAFATAPALIVVGLFMMEHVVDIDFNDYTEALPAFLTILMMPLAYSISDGLAFGGISYVLVKLLSGKRKDIHPVMYIIALMFIVYFIF